The Candidatus Binataceae bacterium genome segment GATCCAGATGGAATTTCTCTACCGCGACGGCGAGGACTTCCACTTCATGAATACGGAAAGCTACGAGCAAAGCACGATTCCCCGCGAGCTTATCGAAGAGGTCGTACCTTTCCTCTCGCCCAATCTGCAGGTGGAAGTCGAACTGCATGAAAACACGCCGCTCAACGTCAAGCTGCCCAAGACGATCGAAATGAAGGTGGTTCAGACCGACCCTGGAATGAAAAGCGCCGCGGTGACCAACACCCTCAAGCCCGCGACCACGGAAACCGGGCTGGTGGTCCAGGTGCCTCATTTCGTCAACGAAGGCGACGTGATTACGGTCAACACCGAAACCCACGAGTACGTTTCGCGCAGATAGCATTTTAATCCACGCCTCCGCCGCCATCTCGCTCAGCAGGCGCGCATTTCCCGGCGGACAGGATGTTCGGTCAGAGCAGGCCAAGGAGCCAACCGTGCGCGGCGGCGAGCTGACGGCGCAACAAGGGTGCGGATGGCGACGATACGCAAGCAATTTAAGCCCTCCACCCAGCTCGTCTCCACGGCGCAGGTGCACGCCGCGCCGCGCCTGAAGTTTTCCTCCCAAACGATCATCGCCCACACCCAGCCTGGGCTAGAGGCGGTCGTGATCAGCGAGGCTGTGAGCCGCATCGCGGGCGTAACCGAGCTCGGACGGCGGGTAGTGCCCGATCGTTCCGGATTGGCCGTCTTCGACGCTCCCGATCCGCGACTGCTGGCTCGGCTACGTTGTGCCGAGGATCTGTTCGCAATGGTCGGCTATGCGCGTGGTATCGCCACCGACGAGCACGGGTTGGAAGCGGCTCGCCGCCTGGCGCGCGCGGCGCCCTTTGTCGAGCAGGCCCTTCTTAGCCGCGTGCAGGTGACGGCGGGCAGCCGCGCCGGCTATCGGCTGTCGTTTCGCGTGCTGGTGCGAGTGGTGGGCGACCATCAGTTTCGCCGCGTTGATCTGGCGCGCGCACTCGAGCGCGGCATCGGCGAACGGGGCGACCATCGCTGGCGCGCACAGGCCGACGGCGAGGTCGAATTCTGGGCCACTTTGCTGCAGGACGAACTGATTCTGGCGCTGCGCTTGAGCGATGACCGGATGCGCCAACGCCAATACAAGGTCGCTCACTTTCCCGGCTCCCTGCGCCCTTCGGTCGCGGCCGCGATGGCTTGGCTGTCGCAACCTCAGGACGACGACGTAGTAGTCGATCCGCTGTGCGGCGCGGGGACGATTTTGATCGAACGCGCTCATCTGGGTCGCTATCGGATGTTGCTCGGCGGCGACCACAATGAGGCGGTGCTGGCCGCGGCGCGCGAGAATATTGGCCCGCGTTACAAGCCCATCGAGTTACGCCTGTGGGATGCCACCGCACTTCCTTTGCGAGACGCCAGCGTCACCCGGGTTATTGTCAATCTGCCCTGGGGCCGGCGCATCGGATCACATTCCGATAACCGCCGCCTCTATCCCCGCCTGATGGGCGAATTTCGCCGGGTACTGGTTCCGGGCGGTAGGCTGGTGATGCTCAGCGGCGAGGGCGGCCTGCTACGCGAGAGCATCGCGCGCAGCGATCTGACTCCTAGCGCAGTGCTCCCGGTGACCATTCTGGGCACGCCGGCGCGCATCGTGGTCTGCGCGATCTGACCCAACTTGCCGGCGCCCGCGTACTACCTCACACCAATTGTCTGAATGAAGCGAAGTGAATAACCTGTCCCACCACATCGAAAGACGTGTCTTACACCGGCGTCGGGTTGGCCAGGCTCAGCAACGCGTAAATCGTCTGACTAGCCGGCACCGCCAGATTATGCAGGCGCGCCAACCGCACCACTACCCCGATCAGAGCTTCAACCTCCATGCGGCGACCCCGCTCCAAATCCTGAAGGGTCGAAGGACGATTGGTATAGAAATGCTTGCGGGTAAAGGCCAGTAAGGCGTCGGTGCGCTCGGGCCCGATACGGGCGCCCTCGGCGCCGGCTACCATCCGCACCTCTTCGAGCATCTGACGCACCAACTCCAATCCCCGTGGATCGTCGAGCACTCGCCCGACGGTACAGCGAGCCAGCGCGCAGATCGTGTTGAAGGTCGCGTTCCACATCAACTTCTCCCAGCGCAGGTCGCGGATCTTATCCGACAACGCACCCAGGATACCGGCCCGTCCCATCGTGTCGGCCAGCTTTTGCGCGCGTCCGCTGATTGTGCCATCCAGTTCGCCGAATTCGATATAGCCGGCGGCCGAATGGCGCACGTGGCCAGGCCCGGTCAGCTCGGCCCCAATGCGCGCGTTGCCCGATAGCACCGCGCCGGCGCCAAAGCTCGCAATCAGTCGGCCTTCGTTTTCAACTCCGTTTTGTATCGTCAACACCATCCCGTCCGCCGCCAAACAGCCCTGGCATTGGGCAATTGCCGCCTCGGTATCGTTGCTCTTGACGCAAAAGATGATCAAATCGTAGGGCTGGTGCTGGCTTGGCTCGGCGACTGCGGTCACTGGCAGATGGAAGTCTCCCAGCGGGCTGGTCACGCTCAGCCCCTGGCTCTGCAGGGCTCGCAGATGCGCGCCGCGCGCACAGAAGGTGACGTCCTCGCCCGCCTGTTGCAAGCGCGCGCCGTAGTAGGCGCCGATGGCGCCCGCTCCCATGATCAGAATCTTCATCAATGCTCCGTGCGTACGTATTTGATCTATTAATGGGCAATTAACTAATAGCAGGGCAGGCAAGACGACGTTCACGACGCATCGTTGGCCCGCTTGAGCGATTGCTCCCACAAGCCGCGCACGCGCACCCGCAAATCTTCCAGATTACCCTGATTGTCAATAACCAAAGTGGCGCGCGCGCGGCGTTCTGCCTCCGGCATCTGGGCCGCGATGCGGGCCGCGACCTGGGTCGCATCCATGCCCCGCTGCAGCGCCAGACGGCGCACCACGTCGGCGCGCTCGGCCACCACCAGCCAGATCTCCTGGAAAAAATCCTGCCAACGCGCCTCGAGCAAAATCGCCGCCTCGATCACGATCGGACGCCGCTCGCCCTGAGCGCGCAGCACGCCTACCCGCGCTTTGATTTCCGCCAGGATCAGCGGGTGGACAATCGCCTCCAACTTGGCCAGCGCGGCGCGTTCGGCGAACACGATCGCGCCCAGGCGGCGACGGTCGATCGTGCCATCGGGAGCAACAATCTCACGTCCGAAGGTCGCGACCACGTCGTTAAAGGCCGGGCGGCCGGGCCGATAGACCTCGTGTCCCAACTGATCGGCGTCGATCACGGGCGCGCCCAGTTCGCGCAAGATGGCGGCAACCGTGCTTTTGCCCGAGCCGATCCCGCCGGTTAATCCAATATTAAACATGCTCTCTCGCTCAGCGGGCGCTTATCGCGCGCGCGGTCTCCAATCCACTCGCGCCCTGCGTCATGCCGCCGCTTTGCAGATGGTAGAGATAGCTGAAGTAGCCGCCACGTGCGACCAATTGATCGAAGGTCCCACCCTCTTCAATCCGCCCGCCGCGCAAGACCGCGATTCGATCAGCAATTCTAGCCGCCGACAGACGATGGGTAATCAGGACGACGGTGCGGTTGGGCGCCAATGCGCGCATCGCACTCAGTAGCTGCGCTTCGCTCTCCGCATCCAGCGCGCTGGTCGGCTCGTCCAATATCATCAGGGCGGCTTGCTTGAGCATCGCGCGCGCCAGCGCGATGCGCTGGATCTCGCCCAGCGAAAGCGGCGCACCGCCCTGCCCCACGCGTGCATCGAGCCCGCCCAGGCGCGCGATCAACGGCTCCAGGCCAAATACTCGAACCACCCGTGCGATGCGCGCGCGGCTTGCTTTCGCACAGCCCAGGGTCAGATTGGCGCGCAGCGAGCCTGCCAATAGCATCGGCCGCTGCGGAACCATCGCAATGGCTTGGCGCAGGGATCCAATCGTCAAGGATTGCACCCGCTGGCCGTCGATCTCGATAACCCCGCCACTAGGTTCATCAAAGCGCGCGATTAAACCGGCCAAAGTGGTCTTTCCCGCCCCGCTGGGACCAACGATCACCAAGGTCGCGCCCGGCGCCGCCGTCAAACTGACTTCCGCCAGCAGCGGCGCGCCAGCGGGATAGCTGAAACTCAGCCCCTCTATTCGCAGCGCGCCACGTGGTCGGGTCAGGGGCAGCGCGCCGGGCGCGTCGGCGATTTCAATGGTTTCGGCCAGCAACTCCAGACAGCGACGCAGGCTGGCCAGGGCGCTTTGACTGGCACCATGGGTCTGGAACAAGTGGCTCAACGGGGCGTACATCGAACCCAGGTACGCGACAAACACCACTAGATCGCCTACGCTCAAGCGTCCTTGGACGACGTGGCGCGCGCCCAGATAGATTACGCCCGCCGCCCCAGCTGCCAGCAACACGCTGACCATCCCCCCGTATAACGTCTGCATCAAGTACAGGTTGAGATTGCGCTTGAGATTGAGCGCGCTTGCCAACCGCCAGCGCCGGCTGGCCTGACGCTCCGCGCCGTAGGCCTGGAGCAGTTCCAGCGCAGCCAACTCGCGGTGGGCAGCATCGTAGATTGCCCCCTCGGCCATTCGCGCCGCCAGCGCGGTGCGCTCGATTCGCGGGTTGAGCACCAAAATTGCCAGCGCCAAGGCGGGCAACACCAATAGCGCGGCCAGCGCCAAAACCATATCGATACGCGCCATCGCGGTTAGCATCGCGACCAGCAGCAGCAGCGAAGCCGCGGCAGGAAAAACCCCATTCATCGCCAGGGCCTGGACGCCGTAGGAATCGGAGGCAACCCGCACCATCAGATCAGCCAGCGAGCGGTTGCGATGGAAGCGCCAGGAAAGGCGGGTAAGATGATCGAACAGGTGCGCGCGCAAGTCGGCGACCATCCGCTGGCCGATCACTACCGTGCTGTGCGTGTTGGCCAATTGAAGCAATGCGAGGAGCAGATAAATTCCCAGTTGTGCCAGGCAGGCCGCGGGCAACAACCAGCCCGCGTGCGCCAGCCCAAGTATCCGCGGCCCTAGCCGGCTGGACAGCGGCACCTTTCCCAACACATTGTCGATCACTATCTTGAGCGGCCAAGGCTTGAGCAGCTCCAAGGCGGTGATGATCGCGATTTGAGCGCCCACCAGGCCCAGACCCGCTAGATGACGGCGCATCTGCCGCGCCATCCACCAATACACCGCCGCCGTGCTCACGAGCGCCGCAGCCTGGCCGCGGCCAGCCCCACTCGCTTGACCCATCGCGCCGCACCCCGGCAGACGGGGCCGATGAGCGCCAGGCAACCCAACCGGCATCGTACCGCGAACCTGTCGTATTCGCGCGCCAACCGCGCCCTGCGCGCGTAGCTCACAGCGCTTAGCACCGTCAGCATCAGCGCGCATGCTCCCAGTGCCGTCAACCATGGCGCCCAAGCGCCTAGCAGGCAGGCGGCGGCTGCCACTGTAACCCAGGCGAATTCGCGCGGCAGCTCAATCAAGTCGGAACTAGCAGGATAGAGGCTCTGAAACGATCCTTGTCCCCATTCACCCCGATAGATGCGAGCTTTCCAGCGCCCGCCCACGCGATCCTGGGACGGCCTCGCAGCGGCTCGATACTTGTACCCTAGTATCGCTTCCGCTCGCCCATAACCGCGCTGCTGGCTTAGGTAGGAGAACAGCGAGGCACGGGCGCGATGGTGTACCACTGCGCCCGGCGCATACATGATCGCCGCGCCGGCGGCGGCCAGACGGCGGGAAATATCCACGTCGTCGCCGGCGGTGGTAAAGCGGGGATCAAAGCCTCCCATGGCCTCTAGCACCCTGCGCTGCATCGCCATGTTGCATCCACAAAGATGGAGCAGGCGCACGCCCGCTAGGTGGACCGCGGTGGCTTGGCCGGGCGCGGCCGCCAACGCCGCGGCCAACGGCGTCGCGACCGGCGCCGCGACCACCGAGCCGCCCGCGGCGGCGGCTCGATGATGGCGCATCGTGGCTATCAATTGGCTCAGCCAATCGCGGTCCGCCTTCGCGTCGGCGTCGATAAATGCGACGAACTCGCCGCGCGCGGCGGCAATTCCCAGGTTGCGGGCGGCACTTAGACCGCGATGGCTGGTGCGCAGCACAGTGACTCCTGCGGTGCGGGCGATCTCCCAGCTTTGGTCCTGTGAGCCGTCATCGACCACGATTACCTCGTAGGCGGGATAGTCCAGCGCCTGCAGCGAAGCCAGACATGAGCCCAGCGTCTGCGCCGCATTGTATGCAGCCACCACCACCGACACCATCGGCGCCGCAACTAGCGCAGGTCGCGTCCACTGCCTGGCCACCGCGGCAAAGGCGAGCTTGGGATGACGCTGGCGGGTGAGCAAGCCGAAGGCCCAGTCAGTGATGTCAGCGCCGGCGGTATGCCATTCGTCGGTCAGCGCGAACAGAATCATGCCCGCCACTCCGGTCTCGGCGCCAGCCGCGATCAGCCGGGGCAGCAACGCCGCCTGCGCCGCTTCGCCATTGCGCACGGTATCCAGCCCCGTCTCGCCCACCAGCAACGGACGCGTTCCGCATTGAGCCTGCAAATGGCCCAGATAGTTCCGAAAATCGGCCAATGAGTGGAGGTAGAGATTGTAACAGGCGAAGTCCAAAAAACTGAGATCGAGGTACTGGCTGGGAGGATAAGCGGCAAGCGTGAACAAGCCCTCGGGATCCAGGCTTGAACCCAATCGATAGAGCTGGCGCACAAAGCGACGTATCCGCCGTACGCCATGATAACGGACCACGTCGGGGCGAATTTCATTGGCCAGGCAATAAGCGAATAGCCATTCCCGCCACGGCCGCATCCGCTCGATTGTGGCTACCAACGCCAAGCGCACCTGTTTTATCAGGTCGGGCGAATCCAACACCATCACGTAGCTGGGCCAAGCCACCCCGACCATCAGACGTAGTTCGGCCCGCGCCGCCAGTTCGAGCAGCCACTCCGGCGGCATCGCATATAGCCGCAATAGGTTGGCGCCCAATTCGCGGGCGCGCGCGAAGTCGGCCGCCACCAATGCCGAATCCGGATAAGGTTCGCCGCGCGCGTTGGGCGCGAACGGCCCATAGCTAACGCCGCGAACCTCAAATTTGTCCGGCCCCACAAAAAAGTACTTGTCACGTGCGATCGGCCGTTCCATTTCCCTGCTGACTAGGTGCTAGGGGCACACTTAACTTACGCTGCCCTTGCTCCCAGCCGGCAGCTAAAATAGCGGGCGCGATGGCACCGCCCAAGAGTTTCGACCTGCGAGTCAACGGTATTCGCCTGCGCTGCCAGGATTGGGGCGGGCACGGCCGGCCTATCCTGCTGGTCCACGCCACCGGCATGATGGCGCTCCTATATGCGCCCATCGCGCGGGCCCTCACCAGCGCTGGCCAAGTGCTGAGCTACGATCAACGGGGCCACGGTGACAGCGATCATCCACCCGATGCCGCCTACGACTGGGAGCATCAACTGGCCGATTTACACGCCCTGATAAAGGCACTGGGGCTGCGCGAGTTGCGCGGCGTGGGCCATTCCGGCGGCGCTACCATCCTGGCTGCCCTGTCAGCACAGGAGCCGGCGCTGATCTCTCGCCTGGTGATGGTCGAGCCGGTCCTGATCGGGCAACCTCCGGCGGTTGAAAATCCGCTGGTCCAAAGCACTCTGCGGCGCCGCGCCAGCTTTACCGATGCGGCCGAAATGTATCGGCATTTTGCTGGCAAACCACCCTACGATAGCTGGCAGCCCGAGTTGCTACGCGCCTACTGCGAGGAGGGGGCGGCCTGGGACCCACAGGGACGCTGGCGGCTTAAATGCCCACCCGAGATAGAATCCAGCTTCTATCGACTGGAGTTGCGCTTTCAGACCCTGCGGCGGGTACTGGGATGCCGGGCGCCAGCCTTGGTGATCTTCGGCACGCGAGGCAATCGTTCCACCGGCGCCGCTCACGCCTTGACCCTCAAGCGCGCACTGCCCCAGGTGGAAATTGTCACGATGGCCGAGTACGGCCATCTTATCGCGATGGAAAATCCCGACCTGATCGCGCAAATGGCGTTGGACTTCCTGGCTCGCCCATGACCGCTTTGCATGCCCGCTCATGGCAGCGGCTCGGGCTCGCCGTTCTCCAGTAGAACCCGCGCCTCTTGGCTGAGCACTCCCGGCTCCCGGTACAAAATCAGTGGCGGTTCAACCTCCAGCCCCACCCCACCACCCTTGCATGCTTCGATGAGAATTGTGCTTGCGCTCTGGCCGGCGCGGGGATGAACCAGGCGCATCCGCTTGGGCTCCAGGCGGCGCATCCGCAGCGCGCAAAGCAACTCCGCGCCGCGGCGCGCATCGAAGACGAAGCCTGCCTTGCCCGTGCTCTTGAGGTAGCGCGCGGCCGCCGCCACGAACTCTTCCAGCTCCGCGCCAGCGCCGCCGCGGGCCAAGCGTCGACCGTCAAGGGGGCTTTCCTGTCCGCTGCCAGCGCGAAAAAACGGTGGGTTGGCGATCACATAATCAAAACTGTCCGCGCTCAGGCCGGGAATCCGCTGAGCACGCAGATCCCCCACGATCGCGCGCACGACTGTGAGCTGGTTGAGCGCGGCGTTGCGCGCAATCAGGGCAGCCAACGTCTCCTGCAGCTCCAGCGCCACTACCTCTCGCGGGTGATACAGCCGCGCCGCAGCCAACGCCACCACCCCGCATCCCGCTCCCAGTTCGATTAGGCGCACACCGGGGCGTGGTCTGATAAAGCGCGCCAGCATAATCGCCTCGACCGAAAAGCGGTAACCGCGACGGGGCTGGAGTATGCGCAACGCACCACCTAGGATTGCATCGAGGCTTTCCTCGCTTGCTGCCATGGACTCTTCGCAGGCCAAAACCTACGCTCGGCTGTTCCGTCAGGCCGGCATTTTGATTGGCAAGGGCAGCATATCGCGCGCCCTGGGTGTGCTTAAAGCCGGGCAACAACAGGCCGAACGCGCCGGTCACCGGGTGATGGCCGGCCGTTT includes the following:
- the efp gene encoding elongation factor P, translated to MLLQATQLRPGMVIEYNKDLWRIMTITHITPGNWRGMVQTKLRNIKTGSQTENRFRSEDRVERVILNQIQMEFLYRDGEDFHFMNTESYEQSTIPRELIEEVVPFLSPNLQVEVELHENTPLNVKLPKTIEMKVVQTDPGMKSAAVTNTLKPATTETGLVVQVPHFVNEGDVITVNTETHEYVSRR
- a CDS encoding methyltransferase domain-containing protein; the encoded protein is MATIRKQFKPSTQLVSTAQVHAAPRLKFSSQTIIAHTQPGLEAVVISEAVSRIAGVTELGRRVVPDRSGLAVFDAPDPRLLARLRCAEDLFAMVGYARGIATDEHGLEAARRLARAAPFVEQALLSRVQVTAGSRAGYRLSFRVLVRVVGDHQFRRVDLARALERGIGERGDHRWRAQADGEVEFWATLLQDELILALRLSDDRMRQRQYKVAHFPGSLRPSVAAAMAWLSQPQDDDVVVDPLCGAGTILIERAHLGRYRMLLGGDHNEAVLAAARENIGPRYKPIELRLWDATALPLRDASVTRVIVNLPWGRRIGSHSDNRRLYPRLMGEFRRVLVPGGRLVMLSGEGGLLRESIARSDLTPSAVLPVTILGTPARIVVCAI
- a CDS encoding 2-dehydropantoate 2-reductase, which encodes MKILIMGAGAIGAYYGARLQQAGEDVTFCARGAHLRALQSQGLSVTSPLGDFHLPVTAVAEPSQHQPYDLIIFCVKSNDTEAAIAQCQGCLAADGMVLTIQNGVENEGRLIASFGAGAVLSGNARIGAELTGPGHVRHSAAGYIEFGELDGTISGRAQKLADTMGRAGILGALSDKIRDLRWEKLMWNATFNTICALARCTVGRVLDDPRGLELVRQMLEEVRMVAGAEGARIGPERTDALLAFTRKHFYTNRPSTLQDLERGRRMEVEALIGVVVRLARLHNLAVPASQTIYALLSLANPTPV
- the coaE gene encoding dephospho-CoA kinase (Dephospho-CoA kinase (CoaE) performs the final step in coenzyme A biosynthesis.) — its product is MFNIGLTGGIGSGKSTVAAILRELGAPVIDADQLGHEVYRPGRPAFNDVVATFGREIVAPDGTIDRRRLGAIVFAERAALAKLEAIVHPLILAEIKARVGVLRAQGERRPIVIEAAILLEARWQDFFQEIWLVVAERADVVRRLALQRGMDATQVAARIAAQMPEAERRARATLVIDNQGNLEDLRVRVRGLWEQSLKRANDAS
- a CDS encoding ABC transporter ATP-binding protein; the protein is MGQASGAGRGQAAALVSTAAVYWWMARQMRRHLAGLGLVGAQIAIITALELLKPWPLKIVIDNVLGKVPLSSRLGPRILGLAHAGWLLPAACLAQLGIYLLLALLQLANTHSTVVIGQRMVADLRAHLFDHLTRLSWRFHRNRSLADLMVRVASDSYGVQALAMNGVFPAAASLLLLVAMLTAMARIDMVLALAALLVLPALALAILVLNPRIERTALAARMAEGAIYDAAHRELAALELLQAYGAERQASRRWRLASALNLKRNLNLYLMQTLYGGMVSVLLAAGAAGVIYLGARHVVQGRLSVGDLVVFVAYLGSMYAPLSHLFQTHGASQSALASLRRCLELLAETIEIADAPGALPLTRPRGALRIEGLSFSYPAGAPLLAEVSLTAAPGATLVIVGPSGAGKTTLAGLIARFDEPSGGVIEIDGQRVQSLTIGSLRQAIAMVPQRPMLLAGSLRANLTLGCAKASRARIARVVRVFGLEPLIARLGGLDARVGQGGAPLSLGEIQRIALARAMLKQAALMILDEPTSALDAESEAQLLSAMRALAPNRTVVLITHRLSAARIADRIAVLRGGRIEEGGTFDQLVARGGYFSYLYHLQSGGMTQGASGLETARAISAR
- a CDS encoding glycosyltransferase, which codes for MERPIARDKYFFVGPDKFEVRGVSYGPFAPNARGEPYPDSALVAADFARARELGANLLRLYAMPPEWLLELAARAELRLMVGVAWPSYVMVLDSPDLIKQVRLALVATIERMRPWREWLFAYCLANEIRPDVVRYHGVRRIRRFVRQLYRLGSSLDPEGLFTLAAYPPSQYLDLSFLDFACYNLYLHSLADFRNYLGHLQAQCGTRPLLVGETGLDTVRNGEAAQAALLPRLIAAGAETGVAGMILFALTDEWHTAGADITDWAFGLLTRQRHPKLAFAAVARQWTRPALVAAPMVSVVVAAYNAAQTLGSCLASLQALDYPAYEVIVVDDGSQDQSWEIARTAGVTVLRTSHRGLSAARNLGIAAARGEFVAFIDADAKADRDWLSQLIATMRHHRAAAAGGSVVAAPVATPLAAALAAAPGQATAVHLAGVRLLHLCGCNMAMQRRVLEAMGGFDPRFTTAGDDVDISRRLAAAGAAIMYAPGAVVHHRARASLFSYLSQQRGYGRAEAILGYKYRAAARPSQDRVGGRWKARIYRGEWGQGSFQSLYPASSDLIELPREFAWVTVAAAACLLGAWAPWLTALGACALMLTVLSAVSYARRARLAREYDRFAVRCRLGCLALIGPVCRGAARWVKRVGLAAARLRRS
- a CDS encoding alpha/beta hydrolase encodes the protein MAPPKSFDLRVNGIRLRCQDWGGHGRPILLVHATGMMALLYAPIARALTSAGQVLSYDQRGHGDSDHPPDAAYDWEHQLADLHALIKALGLRELRGVGHSGGATILAALSAQEPALISRLVMVEPVLIGQPPAVENPLVQSTLRRRASFTDAAEMYRHFAGKPPYDSWQPELLRAYCEEGAAWDPQGRWRLKCPPEIESSFYRLELRFQTLRRVLGCRAPALVIFGTRGNRSTGAAHALTLKRALPQVEIVTMAEYGHLIAMENPDLIAQMALDFLARP
- a CDS encoding methyltransferase gives rise to the protein MAASEESLDAILGGALRILQPRRGYRFSVEAIMLARFIRPRPGVRLIELGAGCGVVALAAARLYHPREVVALELQETLAALIARNAALNQLTVVRAIVGDLRAQRIPGLSADSFDYVIANPPFFRAGSGQESPLDGRRLARGGAGAELEEFVAAAARYLKSTGKAGFVFDARRGAELLCALRMRRLEPKRMRLVHPRAGQSASTILIEACKGGGVGLEVEPPLILYREPGVLSQEARVLLENGEPEPLP